In one Candidatus Nomurabacteria bacterium genomic region, the following are encoded:
- the dnaX gene encoding DNA polymerase III subunit gamma/tau, with amino-acid sequence MPSLSQIYRPQRFADVTGQQHITETLRKELATGRLGHVFLFSGPRGVGKTTTARILAKALNCKNLTEGEPCTVCESCKNTQDNRSFDAIELDAATNNGVDAVREAIIEHVRFAPASGHRKVYILDEAHMLSTAAWNALLKTLEEPPEYAFFILATTEWHKVPATILSRSQQFAFRRIDDENMRARLLDLAKAENWTIDDGAIRILLKKADGCVRDAETLLGQVGGLGDSHITEATVGLVIPVGQQEKAAELMVAWGKRHFGDSWNLVERFADEGVPFTPLFDDLIQCVEDLLAADALPTKAEQFRSGSAAEKLLMECLQCFTPSELHNIALSLFERRRDVKMGMDPVFAVQLVGLSLLSPTTNTTPQNTKTPEAPTKTAPIPKVMKDKPQEEVKPISTEEKVIEVVEQSAEPIETISEPIQQEEKKSVQTESEAPAVSLAMVRSQWLEIIRVVDEKNHSLPFILKTASPYAVEGLNVIIKFQYPFHMDRLIGDGKNRGIIQEAARAVLKNDQLMIEGIVAADVAAAQGGAPDMVGNILQAFGGSVVES; translated from the coding sequence ATGCCGTCACTTAGCCAGATATACCGACCACAGCGTTTTGCGGACGTAACCGGACAACAACATATTACAGAAACGCTCCGAAAAGAGCTTGCTACAGGGCGTTTAGGCCACGTTTTTCTGTTTTCTGGACCGCGTGGTGTTGGTAAGACAACGACAGCCCGTATTTTAGCCAAGGCATTAAATTGCAAAAATCTGACAGAAGGGGAGCCTTGTACGGTTTGTGAGTCCTGCAAAAATACACAAGATAACCGCTCTTTTGATGCGATCGAGTTGGATGCAGCTACCAATAATGGTGTTGATGCTGTTCGTGAAGCCATTATCGAACACGTACGTTTTGCTCCAGCCTCTGGGCACAGAAAAGTCTATATTTTAGACGAGGCTCACATGCTTTCTACGGCAGCTTGGAATGCCTTATTAAAAACGCTCGAAGAACCTCCAGAATACGCGTTTTTTATTCTTGCAACAACAGAATGGCATAAGGTCCCGGCTACCATTCTCTCACGTAGTCAACAATTTGCTTTTCGTCGTATTGATGATGAAAATATGCGAGCGCGTTTACTCGATTTAGCAAAGGCAGAAAACTGGACGATAGATGACGGCGCAATACGTATCTTGCTCAAAAAAGCCGATGGCTGTGTCCGAGATGCGGAAACGCTACTTGGCCAAGTGGGTGGCTTAGGTGATTCGCATATCACCGAGGCAACCGTCGGATTGGTTATACCTGTGGGTCAGCAAGAAAAAGCCGCAGAACTTATGGTCGCATGGGGTAAGCGACACTTCGGTGATAGCTGGAATCTTGTAGAGCGCTTTGCAGATGAAGGCGTGCCATTTACGCCGTTATTTGATGATCTTATCCAATGTGTCGAAGATTTATTAGCAGCGGACGCACTTCCAACAAAAGCAGAGCAATTTAGATCTGGATCAGCCGCAGAAAAGTTACTTATGGAGTGCTTGCAATGCTTTACACCGAGCGAATTGCATAATATCGCTTTATCCTTATTTGAGCGTCGACGTGATGTAAAAATGGGCATGGATCCTGTTTTTGCTGTGCAACTCGTTGGATTGAGTCTCCTCTCACCAACAACAAACACAACTCCGCAAAACACCAAAACACCAGAGGCACCAACAAAAACGGCACCTATTCCTAAAGTCATGAAAGATAAGCCACAAGAGGAGGTAAAGCCTATTAGTACGGAAGAGAAGGTTATAGAAGTAGTAGAGCAGTCTGCAGAGCCTATTGAAACCATTTCAGAACCTATACAACAAGAAGAGAAGAAAAGCGTACAAACAGAAAGCGAAGCACCTGCTGTCTCATTGGCGATGGTGCGTTCACAATGGCTAGAGATTATCCGTGTTGTAGACGAAAAGAATCATTCTTTGCCTTTTATTTTAAAAACAGCCTCACCATATGCGGTCGAAGGGTTAAACGTGATTATTAAGTTTCAATATCCTTTTCATATGGACCGCTTAATCGGTGACGGAAAGAACCGTGGGATTATCCAAGAAGCAGCACGCGCTGTTTTAAAGAATGATCAACTTATGATCGAAGGCATCGTTGCCGCTGATGTCGCAGCCGCTCAAGGCGGTGCGCCAGACATGGTTGGGAATATTTTGCAGGCCTTTGGTGGTTCTGTTGTCGAATCCTAG
- a CDS encoding DUF4870 domain-containing protein encodes MEQNTQNTENQQHSQGHTEPPKMATPVMHFDSKDIEDNKLVAALSYVGILVFVPLLLKKDSKYAYEHAKQGLMVFIAGLVGSFVFWIPLVGWALAILLFVVDIIALVKCLQGEFWEIPYIGKLRGSFNL; translated from the coding sequence ATGGAACAAAATACCCAAAACACCGAGAACCAACAACATTCTCAAGGTCACACCGAGCCACCAAAGATGGCTACCCCTGTTATGCACTTTGATTCAAAAGATATTGAGGACAATAAGCTTGTTGCGGCATTATCTTATGTCGGCATCCTAGTCTTTGTGCCGCTTTTGCTCAAAAAGGACTCTAAGTATGCCTATGAGCACGCAAAACAAGGTCTCATGGTATTTATTGCTGGACTTGTTGGTTCGTTTGTTTTCTGGATTCCACTTGTTGGCTGGGCATTAGCAATCTTGCTCTTTGTTGTGGATATTATCGCTCTCGTCAAATGTCTCCAAGGTGAGTTTTGGGAAATCCCTTATATCGGTAAGTTACGTGGTAGTTTTAACTTGTAA
- a CDS encoding type IV secretion system DNA-binding domain-containing protein, with amino-acid sequence MLFLSLFQITIEDTSVPANSALQVFDISTVISSPITWLVIGVLGLILFVIIGLNIARLFLRNSKAAESAFNTKVLMVRVPKNLSADDSKQDASQSQIQESIGAMETVFATIGALKAQKGFKAWLFGRDDVFSFEIVAHQAKISFYVTAPASQVTFVEQQILAQYPNAQVDEVPDYNLFSPRGVILGSYLAFRRENFFPIKTYRKLDSDSMNGLTNSLSKIDDTDGAAIQYIVRSAPKFWRSEGLRIARGLQNGKKMSELQNKSLFSSIGSEVGKSLKSKDDKEKPRDQLSALDQEMAKGLEEKAAKAGLDVNVRIIVSAKTPESAQRYLNDILGSYGQFNIYEYGNGFKHQMPSRQQRVIRDFIYRSFEENFRMVMNTEEMATVFHLPLASTETPKINWLLSRKTLPPSNLPTEGILMGHSEYRGHRYDIRVKHEDRRRHMYIIGKSGSGKTEMMKAMVQQDIVEGRGVCVIDPHGDFADDALQFVPKERAEDVIFFDPADFERPMGLNMLEFDPAKPEQKTFVINEMLKIFDKLYDLKSTGGPMFELYMRNAILLLMEDPESGSTLMEIPKVLADEEYRNYKLSKCKSQDVKDFWTKEALKAGGEASLANMVPYITSKLTPFIYNDYMRPIIGQQKSAFNVREVMDGKKILLLKLSKGKIGDLNAYLIGMVLVGKILMAALARADMEAKDRNDFYLYIDEFQNFLTDSISAILSEARKYGLDLIIAHQFIGQLENKGDNSIRDAIFGNVGSIFVNRVGVEDAEFLAKEFAPTLSEYDLVNVEAFTFNAKILINNQASKPFNFGPLFAPRPKTDELAKMIKELSRYKFGRKRALVEAEIAQRRELSLIADDENFL; translated from the coding sequence ATGCTCTTTCTCTCTTTGTTTCAAATTACCATAGAAGACACGTCAGTGCCTGCGAATTCGGCTTTGCAGGTTTTTGATATTTCTACCGTTATCAGCAGTCCTATCACTTGGCTTGTTATTGGTGTTTTAGGGTTAATTTTATTTGTTATTATTGGTTTAAACATCGCTCGATTATTTTTACGTAATAGCAAGGCGGCAGAAAGCGCTTTTAACACCAAGGTACTCATGGTGCGTGTACCAAAAAACTTAAGCGCAGATGATTCAAAACAAGACGCATCTCAATCGCAGATCCAAGAATCGATTGGTGCGATGGAGACCGTTTTTGCCACCATTGGTGCATTAAAGGCACAAAAAGGCTTTAAAGCGTGGCTCTTTGGAAGAGACGATGTGTTCTCATTTGAGATTGTCGCGCATCAAGCAAAAATCTCTTTTTACGTAACAGCGCCAGCCTCTCAAGTAACATTTGTTGAGCAACAAATTCTTGCACAATACCCAAACGCACAGGTTGACGAAGTCCCTGACTACAACCTTTTCTCTCCGCGAGGTGTTATTTTAGGGAGTTATCTTGCCTTTCGTCGTGAAAACTTTTTTCCGATCAAAACGTATCGAAAGCTTGATTCTGATTCGATGAATGGATTAACCAATTCGCTTTCTAAAATTGATGATACCGACGGCGCTGCTATTCAATACATTGTACGGAGTGCGCCAAAGTTTTGGCGTTCTGAGGGTTTGCGCATTGCGCGTGGTTTGCAAAATGGCAAGAAGATGAGTGAATTGCAAAACAAAAGTCTTTTTTCTTCGATCGGTAGCGAGGTAGGCAAATCATTAAAATCAAAAGATGATAAAGAAAAGCCTCGTGATCAGCTCTCTGCACTTGATCAAGAAATGGCCAAAGGTCTAGAAGAAAAGGCCGCAAAAGCTGGTTTAGATGTAAATGTCCGTATTATTGTCTCTGCAAAAACACCAGAGTCAGCTCAGAGGTATTTAAACGATATTCTTGGATCATATGGTCAATTTAATATCTATGAGTACGGAAATGGCTTTAAACATCAAATGCCAAGTCGCCAACAGCGCGTGATTCGTGATTTTATCTATCGTTCATTTGAAGAAAATTTTAGAATGGTGATGAATACCGAAGAGATGGCAACAGTGTTTCATTTGCCACTCGCTTCTACGGAGACGCCAAAAATCAACTGGCTATTATCACGTAAGACCTTACCGCCATCTAACCTACCAACCGAAGGAATCTTGATGGGTCATTCAGAATACCGAGGTCATCGTTATGATATTCGTGTAAAACACGAAGATCGTCGACGTCACATGTATATCATTGGTAAGTCTGGTTCCGGTAAAACCGAAATGATGAAAGCGATGGTGCAGCAAGATATCGTAGAAGGCAGAGGTGTTTGTGTTATCGATCCGCATGGTGATTTTGCAGATGATGCTTTGCAATTTGTACCAAAAGAGCGCGCAGAAGATGTTATTTTCTTTGACCCTGCTGATTTTGAGCGTCCAATGGGGCTTAATATGTTGGAGTTTGATCCAGCAAAACCAGAGCAAAAAACCTTTGTGATCAACGAAATGTTAAAGATCTTTGATAAGCTCTACGATCTTAAATCCACGGGTGGTCCAATGTTTGAGCTTTATATGCGTAATGCAATCCTACTCTTAATGGAGGATCCAGAATCTGGTTCTACCTTGATGGAAATCCCAAAGGTCCTTGCTGATGAAGAATACCGTAATTACAAATTATCTAAGTGTAAGTCGCAGGACGTAAAAGATTTTTGGACAAAAGAAGCGCTTAAAGCGGGTGGAGAAGCATCGTTGGCCAATATGGTGCCATATATCACTTCTAAGCTTACGCCGTTTATCTATAACGATTATATGCGGCCTATTATTGGTCAGCAAAAAAGCGCCTTTAATGTTCGCGAAGTCATGGATGGCAAAAAGATTCTCTTGCTCAAGTTATCAAAAGGTAAGATTGGTGATTTAAATGCCTATCTTATTGGTATGGTACTCGTTGGTAAAATCTTGATGGCAGCTCTTGCACGTGCTGATATGGAGGCAAAAGATCGCAATGATTTTTATCTCTATATCGATGAGTTTCAAAACTTCTTAACTGACTCAATTTCGGCCATCCTTTCTGAGGCTCGTAAATATGGTCTCGATCTCATTATTGCTCATCAATTTATTGGTCAGTTAGAAAATAAAGGAGATAACTCAATTAGAGATGCTATTTTTGGTAATGTGGGTTCGATATTTGTAAATCGTGTCGGTGTAGAAGATGCAGAATTCTTAGCAAAAGAATTTGCACCAACGTTGTCAGAATACGACTTGGTCAATGTTGAGGCCTTTACATTTAATGCCAAGATTCTAATTAATAACCAAGCGTCTAAGCCATTTAATTTTGGACCACTTTTTGCGCCACGACCAAAGACGGATGAGCTTGCGAAGATGATTAAAGAACTGTCACGTTATAAGTTTGGTCGTAAGCGTGCTCTTGTTGAGGCAGAGATTGCCCAGCGTCGCGAATTATCGCTTATTGCTGATGACGAGAACTTTCTCTGA
- a CDS encoding O-antigen ligase family protein has protein sequence MRFKEWVIIGYFLALPWQTRWFYDAGALAGYPWEQGRFSVYASWFLIVLLTFLSIKQKPLTLRVPKKTELLVIIGIVLPALFSFSQRASIAWLWIFAIAALSIWVLRREQIAIEKMSFWFAIALVPHALIGLAQWIFQWSLPSKWLGLALLNPQSQGTAVILSEGIRYLRIYGGFPHPNIFGGYLAVSLLFVAIAWGSYNRRMQKVLFYVVPLLVIALGFTASRSAWLSLFGGLLAHEVLLRKDRLRKHSTDHFHAHWILIPFILTLAIFPLLVRPISSGSGQFAEQKSVSERVLALKQAWPMIKQRPLLGTGQGALLPALIEQELKPVIPHIVPIVILIETGIVGFITLLYVFVQWLSMLLDKIKRYPTTRPAVMSLIVALCPIVVLDHYLWSYWPGFALLSLIVVFTYEYTPTS, from the coding sequence ATGAGGTTTAAAGAATGGGTAATTATTGGCTATTTTCTCGCCTTACCTTGGCAGACGAGATGGTTTTATGATGCGGGTGCTTTGGCGGGGTATCCTTGGGAGCAAGGAAGGTTTTCTGTCTATGCATCCTGGTTTTTGATCGTGCTTTTAACCTTTCTTTCAATAAAGCAAAAACCACTAACATTGAGAGTACCCAAAAAAACTGAATTATTGGTTATTATAGGGATAGTATTACCAGCGCTTTTTTCATTCTCTCAACGTGCGAGTATCGCCTGGTTATGGATATTTGCAATTGCCGCGTTAAGTATTTGGGTATTGAGACGCGAACAGATCGCTATTGAAAAAATGTCATTTTGGTTTGCGATAGCGCTTGTTCCGCATGCACTTATTGGGTTAGCACAATGGATTTTTCAATGGAGCCTACCAAGTAAGTGGCTGGGATTAGCGTTATTAAATCCGCAGTCACAAGGGACGGCGGTTATCTTAAGTGAGGGGATACGTTATTTAAGAATATATGGCGGATTTCCCCACCCAAATATATTTGGTGGGTATCTTGCCGTAAGTTTATTATTTGTTGCGATAGCATGGGGTTCCTACAACAGAAGAATGCAAAAAGTGCTCTTTTATGTTGTGCCACTATTAGTCATTGCGCTTGGGTTTACCGCTTCACGTTCTGCATGGTTGTCTTTATTTGGCGGGTTACTAGCCCATGAAGTGCTTTTACGAAAAGATCGCTTGCGTAAACACTCAACTGATCATTTTCATGCTCATTGGATACTTATTCCATTTATCCTGACACTGGCCATTTTTCCATTGCTTGTGCGACCAATTTCTTCAGGGAGTGGTCAGTTTGCGGAGCAAAAATCTGTTAGCGAACGTGTCCTTGCGCTAAAACAGGCCTGGCCTATGATTAAACAACGGCCATTACTTGGTACGGGACAAGGGGCGCTTTTACCTGCGCTTATCGAGCAAGAGCTAAAGCCAGTTATTCCGCATATTGTGCCAATTGTAATACTCATAGAGACAGGAATTGTTGGTTTTATCACCCTGCTCTACGTATTCGTTCAGTGGTTGTCGATGTTACTTGATAAGATAAAACGCTATCCAACAACACGACCAGCAGTTATGAGTCTGATAGTTGCGCTATGTCCGATTGTGGTATTAGATCACTATCTCTGGAGCTATTGGCCAGGGTTCGCTTTATTGAGTCTTATCGTTGTATTTACCTATGAATATACACCCACTTCATGA
- a CDS encoding co-chaperone GroES — protein MNIHPLHDGVVLTPSPKETQTASGFLLADTEKQTPTEQGTVIAVGPGRLLEDGKRVPVSLKIGDVVLFKKYASHELTLDKQEYLVVSEADILAIINT, from the coding sequence ATGAATATACACCCACTTCATGATGGCGTTGTTTTGACCCCATCCCCAAAAGAAACACAGACAGCCTCCGGTTTTTTGCTTGCTGATACGGAGAAACAAACACCTACCGAACAAGGCACCGTGATCGCGGTTGGTCCGGGTCGTCTTCTCGAAGATGGTAAGAGAGTACCAGTCTCGCTAAAAATTGGTGATGTAGTCCTTTTTAAGAAATACGCTTCACACGAACTAACATTAGATAAACAGGAATATCTCGTTGTTTCTGAGGCAGATATTTTAGCGATTATCAATACATAA
- the groL gene encoding chaperonin GroEL (60 kDa chaperone family; promotes refolding of misfolded polypeptides especially under stressful conditions; forms two stacked rings of heptamers to form a barrel-shaped 14mer; ends can be capped by GroES; misfolded proteins enter the barrel where they are refolded when GroES binds), translated as MSKRITFNEDARQGLKRGVDQLANAVKVTLGPKGRNVIIEGSFGSPTITKDGVTVAKEIELEDKLENMGAELVKEVASRTNDVAGDGTTTATVLAQAMIAEGLKNVTAGTSPLAIKRGMEKAAEALIAELLEYVSQPVQGEMIEAVASISANDPEIGKMIAEMVKEMGQDGVITVEEGQSFGLTKDVVKGMRIDRGYASPYMVTNQERMEAELSEPAILVTDKKIHNFQELLPSLELIMKAGQKELIIIADDIDADVLSTIVLNRIRGIFHALVIKAPGFGDRRKDLLQDIAILTGATLISEELGNTFESIELGHFGSAKKVLSTKDTTVIIDGKGAKEAIETRVQQLRKQAEATDSSFDKDALQVRIAKLVGGVGVMRVGAATEVEMKEKKHRIEDAIAATKAAIEEGIVPGGGTALLRAATALDSLTLQEDEMVGLRLIKRAIEEPLRMIAQNAGKDGAVIVEEVKKLESAMGYNAETDQYVDMVKEGIIDPTKVTRSALQNAVSAASMFVTTECAIVENPKKEDLLRGYSGNPVGY; from the coding sequence ATGAGTAAACGTATTACCTTTAACGAAGATGCCCGCCAAGGCTTAAAACGTGGTGTTGATCAGCTTGCAAATGCCGTCAAGGTCACACTTGGTCCAAAAGGTCGTAATGTGATTATCGAAGGATCATTTGGTTCACCAACGATCACAAAAGACGGAGTGACGGTAGCAAAAGAAATCGAGCTCGAAGACAAGCTAGAGAATATGGGCGCAGAGCTTGTAAAAGAAGTTGCTTCGCGCACGAACGATGTGGCAGGTGACGGTACTACAACAGCAACCGTTTTAGCACAAGCTATGATTGCCGAAGGGCTAAAAAATGTTACCGCAGGAACAAGTCCTTTAGCGATTAAACGCGGAATGGAAAAAGCGGCAGAAGCGCTCATTGCTGAGTTGCTCGAGTATGTCTCTCAACCAGTGCAAGGTGAGATGATTGAGGCAGTGGCATCTATTTCTGCAAATGACCCTGAAATCGGCAAGATGATTGCAGAAATGGTTAAAGAAATGGGCCAAGACGGGGTAATTACGGTCGAAGAAGGTCAAAGCTTTGGTCTTACAAAAGACGTGGTAAAAGGGATGCGTATTGATCGAGGCTATGCGTCACCTTATATGGTAACCAATCAAGAGCGGATGGAGGCTGAGTTAAGCGAGCCAGCGATTTTGGTTACGGACAAAAAAATACATAACTTTCAGGAGCTATTACCTTCGCTTGAGCTTATTATGAAGGCAGGGCAAAAAGAACTCATCATTATCGCTGATGATATTGATGCAGACGTTCTATCAACCATTGTCTTAAATAGAATACGTGGCATTTTTCATGCGCTTGTTATCAAGGCTCCTGGATTTGGTGATCGCCGCAAGGATCTTTTGCAGGACATTGCTATTTTGACGGGAGCAACGCTTATCAGCGAAGAGCTCGGAAACACGTTTGAATCTATTGAGCTTGGACATTTTGGCAGCGCAAAGAAAGTCCTTTCAACAAAAGATACGACCGTGATTATTGACGGCAAAGGCGCCAAAGAAGCAATCGAGACACGCGTACAACAACTACGCAAACAAGCAGAAGCAACAGACTCTTCGTTTGATAAAGATGCTTTGCAGGTGCGTATCGCTAAACTTGTTGGAGGTGTCGGTGTTATGAGAGTTGGAGCTGCTACCGAGGTCGAGATGAAAGAGAAAAAACATCGTATCGAAGATGCAATCGCCGCAACAAAAGCGGCCATCGAAGAAGGTATTGTACCAGGAGGTGGAACAGCGCTATTGCGTGCAGCAACCGCGTTAGATTCTTTAACGTTGCAAGAAGATGAGATGGTTGGATTACGTTTGATAAAACGAGCGATTGAAGAACCCTTACGTATGATCGCTCAAAATGCTGGCAAAGACGGTGCAGTGATTGTCGAAGAGGTAAAAAAACTCGAGAGCGCTATGGGATATAATGCCGAGACAGATCAGTACGTTGATATGGTAAAGGAGGGGATTATCGACCCAACCAAGGTTACGCGTTCAGCGCTGCAAAACGCTGTTTCTGCAGCCTCAATGTTTGTGACAACAGAATGCGCTATCGTAGAAAATCCCAAGAAAGAAGACCTCTTAAGAGGTTATTCGGGCAATCCCGTAGGCTACTAG